One genomic window of Canis aureus isolate CA01 chromosome 15, VMU_Caureus_v.1.0, whole genome shotgun sequence includes the following:
- the MRPS24 gene encoding small ribosomal subunit protein uS3m — MAAPVCCGALGPRMLSWSRELRCSWRALHLSAVCAKNRAARVRVGKGDKPVTYEEAHAPHFIAHRKGWLSLHTGNLDGEEHAAERTVEDVFLRKFMLGTFPGCLADQLILKRRANQLQICALVLRQLPAHKFYFLVGYSETLLSHFYKCPVRLHLQTVPSKVVYKYI; from the exons ATGGCGGCGCCCGTGTGCTGCGGGGCGCTCGGGCCCCGG ATGTTGTCCTGGAGCCGAGAGCTGCGGTGCTCCTGGCGCGCCCTGCACCTGTCCGCGGTCTGCGCCAAg AACCGGGCGGCCCGAGTCCGAGTAGGCAAAGGGGACAAGCCGGTGACCTATGAGGAGGCGCACGCACCGCACTTCATCGCCCACCGCAAGGGCTGGCTGTCGCTGCACACAG GTAACCTGGATGGTGAGGAACATGCTGCAGAACGAACAGTGGAGGATGTTTTCCTTCGGAAGTTCATGCTGGGCACCTTCCCAGGGTGTCTGGCCGACCAGCTGATCCTAAAGCGCCGGGCTAATCAGTTGCAAATCTGTGCTCTGGTCCTGAGGCAGCTACCTGCACACAAGTTCTACTTCCTGGTGGGCTACAGTGAGACTCTGCTGTCCCACTTTTACAAATGTCCTGTCCGTCTGCACCTCCAAACTGTGCCCTCCAAGGTCGTGTATAAGTACATCTAA